From a single Glycine soja cultivar W05 chromosome 19, ASM419377v2, whole genome shotgun sequence genomic region:
- the LOC114398243 gene encoding 7-deoxyloganetin glucosyltransferase-like, with translation MSNSTERKPHALLTPYPLQGHINPLFRLAKLLHLRGFHITFVHTEYNIKRLLNSRGPKALDGLQDFHFETIPDSLPPTYGDGDVTEDAVSLAKSVREKMLVPFRDLLARLQDSSTAGLVPPVTCLVSDCSMLFTIQAAEELSLPIALFSPVSACALMSILHYRSLFDKGLIPLKDKSYLTNGYLDTKVDWIPGMKNFKLKDLPTFIRTTDPNDFLLKFLIEEGDNMQRSSAIILNTFAELESDVLNALTSMFPSLYPIGPLPSFLNQSPQNHLASLGSNLWKEDTEYLEWLKSKEPKSVVYVNFGSITVMSPEQLLEFAWGLANSKRPFLWIIRPDLVVGGSMILSSEFVNETLDRGLIASWCPQEEVLNHPSIGGFLTHCGWNSTIEGICAGVPMLCWPLFADQPTNCRHICKEWGIGIEINTNAKREEVEKQVNELMEGEKGKKMRQKVMELKKKAEEGTKLGGLSHINLDKVIWEVLLKKN, from the exons ATGAGTAACTCTACAGAGAGAAAGCCACATGCACTGTTGACACCATATCCACTTCAAGGCCATATCAACCCATTGTTCAGATTAGCAAAGCTGCTTCATCTGAGAGGCTTTCACATAACCTTTGTCCACACTGAATACAACATTAAACGCTTGCTCAACTCAAGGGGTCCTAAAGCCCTTGATGGCCTTCAAGACTTTCATTTTGAGACCATACCAGATAGTCTTCCCCCCACATATGGTGATGGTGATGTCACTGAAGACGCAGTGTCTCTTGCTAAATCAGTGAGAGAGAAGATGCTCGTACCCTTTCGCGATCTTCTTGCTCGTCTTCAGGATTCTTCCACTGCTGGCCTTGTACCTCCAGTTACTTGCTTGGTTTCTGATTGTTCCATGCTTTTTACTATACAAGCTGCTGAAGAACTTTCACTTCCTATTGCTCTATTTTCACCGGTCAGTGCTTGTGCCTTAATGTCTATTTTGCACTACCGTTCTCTTTTTGATAAGGGTCTCATACCACTCAAAG ATAAGAGTTATTTGACAAATGGGTATTTGGACACAAAAGTGGACTGGATACCAGGAATGAAAAACTTTAAACTGAAGGACCTGCCTACCTTTATAAGGACCACAGATCCAAATGACTTCTTGTTAAAATTTCTCattgaagaaggagataatatGCAAAGAAGTTCTgctattattttaaatacttttgcTGAACTTGAGAGTGATGTACTGAATGCTCTCACCTCTATGTTCCCTTCTCTTTACCCCATtggccctctcccttcatttttAAACCAAAGTCCACAGAATCACTTGGCTTCTCTAGGTTCCAATCTTTGGAAGGAAGATACTGAGTATCTTGAATGGCTTAAATCCAAGGAACCAAAGTCTGTTGTTTATGTGAACTTTGGTAGCATCACAGTTATGTCTCCAGAGCAACTTTTGGAGTTTGCTTGGGGTTTGGCCAACAGCAAGAGACCCTTTTTGTGGATCATTAGGCCTGACCTTGTCGTGGGTGGCTCAATGATTTTATCATCTGAGTTTGTCAATGAAACTTTAGATAGAGGCCTAATAGCAAGCTGGTGTCCACAAGAGGAAGTGCTGAACCACCCTTCAATTGGTGGATTCTTGACTCATTGTGGATGGAACTCAACAATTGAAGGCATTTGTGCTGGTGTGCCAATGCTGTGTTGGCCACTTTTTGCTGATCAGCCAACTAACTGTAGACACATTTGCAAAGAATGGGGCATTGGGATTGAAATTAACACCAATGCGAAGAGAGAGGAGGTGGAGAAACAGGTCAATGAATTGATGGAGGgagagaaaggaaagaagatGAGGCAAAAGGTCATGGAGTTGAAGAAGAAGGCAGAGGAGGGCACCAAACTAGGTGGTCTTTCACACATTAACTTGGACAAAGTGATTTGGGAAGTgctgcttaaaaaaaattag